TCCCGGAGGTCTTCGAGGCTGAACTCGTCGTGGGCGCGACGGCGGCCCAGGGATTCGAGGTCGGCTGCGGAGCGGTGGCGGGAGGCAGCCTGGACGTCGATGAGGTCACGGACGGTGCCGCGGTCGGCGAGGGCACGGACCTTGGTGCCGATCACGTCGTCGAGGGAAAGAACGGGGCCGTAAGGGGTCTGGGCGGGCGGAGCCCAGAACGCCTCCTTGAGGACGTCGACCTCGCACTCCTCGCCGGTGTCCGGATCGGTGACGAGGAAACGGCCGCTGAGCGGATCGGTCTGGACGTGGGTGGTCCGCCATCCGCGCGCGCTGAGACCTGCTGTGAGTGAGGCGACGATCTCCTGCATCGGAGCGGGGTTCTCGGTGGCGACGTCGAGGTCGCGGCTGAAGCGTTCGACCAGGCCGTGGGCCTGCACGGCGTATCCGCCGGTGAGGACCAGGGGGTAGGGGGAGCCGATGTCGAGGATCTCGGCGAGGAGACGCTCGTGGAGCGGAGTGAGCTTCACGCGGCGGTCGTGTCGGCTGGAGCGGTGCGGAGCAGCTCGGGAAAGGTGTCCTCCCAGACATCGCGGATGTAGGGACTGATCAAGCGCCGCAGCACGGGCCACTGCTCGGTGAGCAGCCGGTGGTGCAGGAATGCCACCAGGTCCTCGCGCAGTCCTTCGGCGAGGACGGTCCGGTAGAGCGTCATGCGGGACTTCGGACGGTCCAGGCTGTAGCTCGTCCGCCCGGACCAGACGATGTGGAGCGGCAGGTCCACGTTGCCCTCGATGGGGCCGGCCAGCGCCTGCAAGCGCTCGGGCAGTCGGCTGCGGTAGCGGTCTCGCAGCACCTCGGCGCGGGCGGCGGTGATCGTCGTGTCCATGCATCCAGTATCGCTGCTGGGAGGCGGCGGCATGGCGGATACGGGGCTCCCCTGTCGTACGTACGGGTCGGGCGCCGCCCGCCCCTCCCTCGGGCGCGCATCATGGCCTACCCGTGCAGCCCCCAGGTGGCGCGGCAACCGGCTGCCCTGCCAACCTAGGACCAGCCCCGCTCGCGGCCGCGGGTGATCGTGGCGCAGCAGGTCACGCGGCGGGCCGCCGCGGTGGTCGGCTGCGGCTTCGCTCTCCGTGTCGGTAATGACGACGGTGCCGAAGCCGAGGGCCCATGGCGCCGTCGCAGTGGACGAGAAGGGCATCGGGCGGGCGAGGTCGTGGTAGCGGCCGGAGGCGGCAGGCGGCATCTATAAAGCGCGCCGCTTCGGCCCCGAACGCAGCCCACTCGCTCAGGAGTCATGCCGCGGACGAGCTGTCGAGTCACCCAGCGAACGTCCCAAGCGGGAGCCAGGCACCTGTGTCCCGGTCCCCCGTCATGGCGGCCACCTGGTCTCGGCAGGCTGGGACGCTTCCGCGCCCGATGCTGACCGTTTGCTGACCCGAGTGACCAGATCATGCCTCTGACCTGCACAAATTCCCAGACGCTAGATCTTGGACTTGAACATGGTACGAAGCACGGAGAACTCCCGATTTGTCTGCTCCCTGCCTGCTTCTGCAGGTCAAGGGCGGTATCCGGAGACTACATCGTTTAGCATGTTCGATCAGCTGTCGTCAGGTGTTCGAGGACTCACACTGACCCGTTGCTGACTGCCGCTTGCCTGGAGGGGCACTTCGACCGGGCTGAAAGTGCTGCGCGTTGCGGGGATGACCATGCCGCGCCGCCAGAGTTGTGCGCAAATCCGAGACACATGATGACGTAGGTGGCGCAAGAATTTGCGTTTCTTGCGTCCACTTGCAGAGTGTGATGCAAGGCCCCCTTCCATGTGCGCCGCGGAAGCTGGCCCAGTAACGCGGGGATCGCCAAGTCTCCCTTTGGCGCTCCGCTGAGGTCCAGGTGCCGCCGGTGAAGTTGTGTCGCTCGCACTGTAGACGGACTCATATTGCTCTGCAATATTTCGATGAAACACTGCAAGAATCTGCGCACGCTCTCCTCGTGGAGATCGTGAGTCTGCACATGGACGGCTCTTGCCGTCCTGCCGCACCCGCGCCACCGCTCTGCCCAGGAACGAGCCGCCCTCGCCGCCCCTTCCGGCGCGCGCACCTCCGCAGGGAGTGACCCCGCATGATTCGACACAAGCCGAGATCCTGGAGCCGACGCGCGGCAACCGCCGCACTTGCCTCCGCCCTCCTGGTTCTGGGCATGCCCGCCGTCGGCGCGCACGCAGTCGGCGGTCCCGACGTCGCCGCTGACGCTGCGACCAAGGCCGGCAGCGCCCTGCGCGCACACTCGGCCGCCAACGTCACCGACGGCGACGCCAACACCTATTGGCAGGCCGGAAAGAAGTCGGCCCAGTGGGTGCAGACCGACCTCGGGCGGACCAAGCGTGTCCGCCAGGTCGTGTTGCGTCTGCCCGAGGACTGGCAGACCCGCAAGCAGACGCTGGCGCTTCAAGGCAGCTTCGACGGAAAGAGCTTCGCCACGCTCAAGTCGTCGGCGCAGTACGTCTTCAGCCCCGGCAACGGCAACACGGTGAAGATCTCTTTCCCCGCGACCCTCGCCCGGTACGTGCGGGCCGACTTCAGCCGCAACTCGGTCGCCTCCACCGCCCAGCTCGCCGAGATGCAGGTCCTCACGACCGCCGCCTCGACCCCCAACCTCGCCCAGGGCAAACCCTTCAGCGAGAGTGGCCACGCCGACATCTACGGCGCCGCGAACGCCGGTGACGGCAACCGCAACGCCTACTGGGAGAGCACGAACAACGCCTTCCCGCAGTGGCTCCAGGTCGACCTCGGATCGTCGGTCAAGGTGAACCAGGTGACGCTGCGGCTGCCCAGCGGCTGGCCGAGCCGCAGCCAGACGCTCAAGATCCAGGGCTCCACCGACAATCAGAACTTCACCGACCTGACAGCCTCGAAGGCGTACACCTTCGACAGCGGCAACGACCAGTCGTCCACCATCAGCTTCGACACCACCACGACGCGGTACGTGCGCGCGTTCTTCACCGCCAACACCGGCTGGCCCGCAGGGCAGGCGTCCGAGCTCGAGGTCTACGGACCCGCGACCGGCGACACCCAGGCGCCCACCGCGCCGTCGAACCTGAGCTACACCGAGCCGGCCACCGGCCAGATCAAGCTGACCTGGAGCGCGGCAAGCGACGACACCGGTGTCACCGGCTACGACGTCTACGCGGGCGACCAGCTGCGGGCGAGTGTCGCCGGAAACGTCCTGACCTACACCGACACCCAGCCGGCCGGCAGCGACATCACTTACTACGTACGGGCAAAGGACGCCGCGGGCAACGTCTCCGCCAACAGCAACAGCGTCACCCGCAGGGGATCCGGCGGCGACACCCAGGCCCCCACGGCACCCGGCAACCTCGCCTACACACAGTCCGGCAGCGACGTGAAGCTCACCTGGCAGGCGTCGAGCGACAACGTCGCGGTCACCGGCTACGACGTCTACGCGGGCGACCAGCTCCTCAAGTCCGTGGCGGGTGACGTCACGACGTACACCGACACCCCGTCGGCGTCTGCCACGGTCACCTACTACGTCAAGGCGAAGGACGCCGCCGGGAACGTGTCGGCGGCGAGCAACAGTGTCACCCGGACCGGCTCGACCGGTTCCGGCTCCAACCTCGCCGAGGGCAAGCCCATCGAGGCCTCGTCGTACGTCTTCACCTACGTCGCCACCAACGCCAACGACGGCCAGACCAGCACCTATTGGGAGAGCGCGGGTGGCGCCTACCCAGCCACCCTCACCACCAAGCTGGGCGCCAACGCCGACCTCAGCCAGGTCGTCGTCAAGCTCAACCCGGACGCCGCCTGGTCCACGCGCACGCAGAACATCCAGGTGCTCGGCCGCGACCAGGACGCGACGGCCTTCACCAGCCTCGCCGCGGCGAAGGACTACACCTTCAACCCGGCCGGCGGCAACACCCTCACCATCCCGGTCTCCGGCTCCGCCGCCGACATCCAGCTCAAGTTCACCGCCAACTCCGGCGCCCCGGGCGCGCAGGTCGCCGAGTTCCAGGTGATCGGCACGCCGGCCGCCAACCCGGACCTCAAGGTCACCGGCATCACGAACTCGCCCGCGGCTCCGGTCGAGTCGGACGCCATCGGCCTCTCGGCGACCGTCACCAACAGCGGAAGCAAGGCGGCCAAGGCCACCGACCTGAACTTCACGCTCGGCGGCACGAAGGTCGCCACGGCGGACGTCCCCGCCCTAGCGGCCGGTGAGTCGAAGACGGTCACCGCGAGCATCGGCGCCCGCGACGCGGGCAGCTACCCGGTCGGCGCCGAGGTGGACCCGTCGAACAAGGTCATCGAGCAGAACGAGGCGAACAACGTCTTCACCCGCTCCGACGCCCTCGTCGTCAAGCCCGTCTCCAGCTCCGACCTGACCGCCGCCCCGGTCTCCTGGACCCCGTCCAGCGCCTCGGCCGGTGACGAGGTCAAGTTCACCGTCGCGATCAAGAACCAGGGGACGGTGGCCTCCGACTCCGGTGCCCACGGCGTCACACTGACGATCCAGGACTCCTCCGGCGCCACCGTCAAGACGCTCACCGGCTCCTCCAACGGCGCCATCGCGGCGGGCCAGACCACCGCACCGGTCAGTCTCGGCTCGTGGACGGCCGCCAACGGCAAGTACACCGTCAAGACGGTCATCGCCGACGACGCCAACGAACTACCGGTCAAGCGCGCCAACAACACCACCACACAGCCCCTTTTCGTCGGCCGCGGCGCCGACATGCCGTACGACATGTACGAGGCCGAGGACGGCACGGTCGGCGGCGGTGCCAAGGTCGTCGGCCCGAACCGGACCATCGGCGACATCGCCGGCGAAGCGAGCGGCCGCAAGGCGGTGACCCTCACCGACACCGGCCAGTACGTCGAGTGGACCACCCGCGCGGTGACCAACACGCTGGTGACCCGCTTCTCGATACCCGACGGCACCAACACGACGCTCAACGTGTACGTGGACGGCCAGTTCCTCAAGGCGATCGATCTCACCTCGAAGTACGCCTGGCTCTACGGCAACGAGACCTCGCCCGGCAACTCGCCCGGCTCCGGCGCCCCGCGCCACATCTACGACGAGGCGAACCTGCTGCTCGGCAGGACCGTCCCGGCCGGTTCCAGGATCCGGCTGCAGAAGGACGCGGCCAACACCTCCACATACGCCATCGACTTCATCAACACCGAGCAGGCGACGGCGGCCCCGAACCCGGACCCGGCCGCCTACGCGGTCCCGGCCGGCTTCTCACACCAGGACGTGCAGAACGCGCTCGACAAGGTCCGCATGGACACCACGGGCAAGCTCGTCGGCGTCTACCTGCCCGCCGGTGACTACGAGACCTCGAGCAAGTTCCAGGTCTACGGCAAGGCGGTCAAGGTCGTGGGGGCGGGGGCGTGGTTCACCCGCTTCCACGCCCCCGCCTCCCAGGAGAACACCGACGTGGGCTTCCGGGCCGAGGCCAGCGCGAACGGCTCGTCGTTCGCCGGCTTCTCCTACTTCGGCAACTACACGTCCCGGATCGACGGTCCGGGCAAGGTGTTCGACTTCTCCAACGTCTCCAACATCACCATCGACGATATCTGGGTCGAGCACATGGTGTGCCTCTACTGGGGTGCCAACACCGACAACATGACCATCAAAAACTCCCGCATCCGTGACATGTTCGCCGACGGCATCAACATGACGAACGGCTCCACGGACAACCACGTGGTCAACAACGACGCCCGCTCCACGGGTGACGACAGCTTCGCCCTGTTCTCGGCGATCGACGCCGGCGGCGCCGACGAGAAGAACAACCTCTACGAGAACCTGACGTCGATGCTCACCTGGCGGGCGGCCGGGATCGCCGTCTACGGCGGCTACAACAACACCTTCCGCAACATCCGCGTCGCCGACACCCTGGTCTACTCCGGCATCACGATCTCCTCGCTGGACTTCGGCTACCCGATGAACGGCTTCGGGACCGAGCCCACGACGA
The Streptomyces sp. CGMCC 4.7035 DNA segment above includes these coding regions:
- a CDS encoding galactose-binding domain-containing protein, giving the protein MIRHKPRSWSRRAATAALASALLVLGMPAVGAHAVGGPDVAADAATKAGSALRAHSAANVTDGDANTYWQAGKKSAQWVQTDLGRTKRVRQVVLRLPEDWQTRKQTLALQGSFDGKSFATLKSSAQYVFSPGNGNTVKISFPATLARYVRADFSRNSVASTAQLAEMQVLTTAASTPNLAQGKPFSESGHADIYGAANAGDGNRNAYWESTNNAFPQWLQVDLGSSVKVNQVTLRLPSGWPSRSQTLKIQGSTDNQNFTDLTASKAYTFDSGNDQSSTISFDTTTTRYVRAFFTANTGWPAGQASELEVYGPATGDTQAPTAPSNLSYTEPATGQIKLTWSAASDDTGVTGYDVYAGDQLRASVAGNVLTYTDTQPAGSDITYYVRAKDAAGNVSANSNSVTRRGSGGDTQAPTAPGNLAYTQSGSDVKLTWQASSDNVAVTGYDVYAGDQLLKSVAGDVTTYTDTPSASATVTYYVKAKDAAGNVSAASNSVTRTGSTGSGSNLAEGKPIEASSYVFTYVATNANDGQTSTYWESAGGAYPATLTTKLGANADLSQVVVKLNPDAAWSTRTQNIQVLGRDQDATAFTSLAAAKDYTFNPAGGNTLTIPVSGSAADIQLKFTANSGAPGAQVAEFQVIGTPAANPDLKVTGITNSPAAPVESDAIGLSATVTNSGSKAAKATDLNFTLGGTKVATADVPALAAGESKTVTASIGARDAGSYPVGAEVDPSNKVIEQNEANNVFTRSDALVVKPVSSSDLTAAPVSWTPSSASAGDEVKFTVAIKNQGTVASDSGAHGVTLTIQDSSGATVKTLTGSSNGAIAAGQTTAPVSLGSWTAANGKYTVKTVIADDANELPVKRANNTTTQPLFVGRGADMPYDMYEAEDGTVGGGAKVVGPNRTIGDIAGEASGRKAVTLTDTGQYVEWTTRAVTNTLVTRFSIPDGTNTTLNVYVDGQFLKAIDLTSKYAWLYGNETSPGNSPGSGAPRHIYDEANLLLGRTVPAGSRIRLQKDAANTSTYAIDFINTEQATAAPNPDPAAYAVPAGFSHQDVQNALDKVRMDTTGKLVGVYLPAGDYETSSKFQVYGKAVKVVGAGAWFTRFHAPASQENTDVGFRAEASANGSSFAGFSYFGNYTSRIDGPGKVFDFSNVSNITIDDIWVEHMVCLYWGANTDNMTIKNSRIRDMFADGINMTNGSTDNHVVNNDARSTGDDSFALFSAIDAGGADEKNNLYENLTSMLTWRAAGIAVYGGYNNTFRNIRVADTLVYSGITISSLDFGYPMNGFGTEPTTIENVSLERTGGHFWGSQVFPAIWAFSASKVFQGIRVNDIDIDNSTYGGVMFQTNYVGGQPQFPVKDTIFTDISITNSKKSGDAFDAKSGFGIWANELPEPGQGPAVGEATFRNLRLSGNVQDIRNTTSTFKINIE